From Onychostoma macrolepis isolate SWU-2019 chromosome 05, ASM1243209v1, whole genome shotgun sequence, one genomic window encodes:
- the fkbp15a gene encoding FK506-binding protein 15 isoform X2 — MLKNYSMEKVKDIIPDYNDEDFLCPKSGAKLASLFGLDRAQSQGNESFQFTAPKQPKKSCAILGPPPQKSIPPPCAPAVLFATAVHAFSFVNGQYVKQGKTGAAVLGNHVTKEYKILLYDSKQKQISTARIHRGFVLTVQPCNYVTFYDDWQQNWSLMFDSSKSRPEFCKEVCVARWNSEAMSDSLVTQDLVQGEGQAVDVGDTVEVAYSGWLLQNHCLGQVFDSNLGKEKLQRVKLGAGKAQSGWEDGMLGMQKGGRRLLIVPPNVGHGSNGVLNHVPANSTLVFDVEIHRVKFSKDRHSRGPVDTFSTSPSTPEENTSQSVTDTDESKVQAPKGKVESVSLTSSGASKSKLISRIAKIGQPMLPFLTGAIPDQTDPSDSETEGTSGLICDPSPSHSHSPKPAPMPCSSTSLSYQPDDSQKQEAVPPEADLNTTQGFQQYSLRQNPYFPTPLDSFASLYPSQHIPYQTPDITSFLMSDARQHNTEILLAIEKLACRVDQLTCKVDELQKEGHFSFRLETNMILHNIQRIIQESMCLKKEVLEKSSQVDELNHKIEKNKRYMEQQHSQTCCLQAEQEKVHLSGELGSSITQAHQLQQEVLNLQQRAEKQKCKQMEDIMQNTDEEMQDLRAEKENLVQILLDRKKKWQVEQVKRLLKGVFQSLRTEFDSREFYSGHTVLEILQNTIKSTTMKFLSEPWELESSVDEDKVEEVSLSTEECLQIKNMEKENNEIAGKGQH; from the exons ATGCTCAAAAATTATAGTATGGAAAAAGTTAAAGACATTATTCCTGATTATAACGATGAAGACTTTCTGTGTCCTAAAAGTGG GGCAAAGTTGGCTTCTCTCTTTGGTCTGGACCGAGCACAGAGTCAGGGAAACGAGTCCTTCCAATTCACCGCCCCTAAACAGCCAAAAAAGTCCTGCGCCATATTAG GCCCGCCTCCTCAGAAGTCCATCCCTCCTCCATGTGCTCCAGCTGTGCTGTTTGCTACAGCTGTTCATGCATTCAGCTT TGTGAATGGACAATATGTAAAGCAAGGCAAGACAGGAGCTGCTGTTTTAGGAAACCATGTCACCAAAGAG TACAAGATTCTATTGTACGAcagtaaacaaaaacagatcAGTACGGCTCGAATCCATCGTGGATTTGTCCTTACA GTTCAGCCCTGTAACTATGTCACTTTCTATGATGACTGGCAACAAAACTGGTCTTTAATGTTTGACTCATCAAAGTCAAGGCCTGAGTTCTGTAAGGAG GTGTGCGTGGCCCGGTGGAACAGTGAGGCTATGTCAGACTCTCTGGTCACTCAGGACTTGGTTCAAGGAGAAGGTCAAGCTGTTGATGTCGGGGACACAGTGGAGGTGGCCTATTCTGGATGGCTTTTACAGAACCATTGTCTAGGACAG gtaTTTGATTCCAATTTGGGCAAAGAAAAGCTGCAGCGAGTAAAGCTCGGAGCAGGCAAAGCTCAGAGT GGATGGGAGGACGGGATGCTTGGCATGCAGAAAGGAGGTCGACGGCTCCTTATCGTCCCTCCTAATGTGGGTCATGGGTCAAATGGCGTCCTTAACCATGTGCCAGCAAACAGCACTCTGGTGTTTGATGTTGAGATTCATAGA GTTAAATTCTCCAAAGACCGACATAGCCGGGGACCAGTTGACACCTTCAGTACATCTCCAAGCACACCAGAAGAGAACACCAGCCAATCGGTCACTGATACAGATGAGTCAAA AGTCCAAGCACCTAAGGGGAAGGTGGAATCTGTTTCCCTGACA AGTTCAGGTGCTTCCAAATCCAAGCTAATCTCACGTATAGCCAAGATTGGTCAACCCATGCTTCCCTTTCTCACTGGGGCCATTCCAGATCAGACTGACCCCAGCGACTCAGAAACAGAG GGTACCAGTGGATTGATTTGTGATCCCTCTCCTTCACATTCCCACTCCCCAAAACCTGCACCGATGCCCTGCAGTTCTACATCTC TGTCGTATCAGCCTGATGATTCTCAGAAACAGGAAGCAGTGCCACCAGAAGCAGACTTAAACACTACTCAAGGCTTTCAG CAATATTCCTTAAGACAAAATCCTTACTTTCCAACACCGCTAGATTCATTTGCCTCACTCTACCCATCCCAGCACATTCCATACCAAA CACCAGATATTACATCATTCTTGATGTCTGATGCTCGCCAACACAACACAGAAATTCTGCTGGCTATTGAAAAGCTGGCATGCAGGGTGGACCAGCTGACCTGCAAG GTGGATGAGCTGCAAAAAGAGGGTCACTTCTCTTTCAGACTAGAGACAAACATGATCCTACACAACATTCAGAGAATTATTCAG GAGAGTATGTGTCTAAAAAAGGAGGTTCTGGAGAAGAGTTCTCAGGTAGATGAACTGAACCACAAAATAGAAAAGAATAAGAG GTATATGGAGCAGCAACACAGCCAGACTTGCTGCCTTCAGGCTGAGCAGGAAAAG GTTCATTTATCTGGAGAATTGGGTTCCTCCATCACACAAGCTCATCAGCTGCAGCAGGAGGTGCTCAATCTCCAGCAGAGGGCAGAGAAGCAGAAGTGCAAACAGATGGAGGACATCATGCAAAACACGGATGAGGAGATGCAAGATCTGAGGGCTGAAAAGGAGAATCTGGTTCAG ATCCTGTTAGACAGGAAGAAGAAGTGGCAGGTAGAGCAG GTGAAACGATTGCTGAAGGGAGTGTTTCAGTCTCTCAGGACAGAGTTTGATTCACGGGAATTTTACAGTGGACACACGGTGCTTGAGATTCTCCAAAACACCATCAAG AGTACCACCATGAAATTTCTCTCAGAACCTTGGGAGCTTGAATCAAGCGTAGATGAAGATAAAGTAGAGGAAGTGTCCTTGTCAACTGAAGAGTGTTTGCAAATCAAAAACATGGAGAAGGAAAACAATGAAATAGCGGGAAAAGGCCAACATTAA
- the fkbp15a gene encoding FK506-binding protein 15 isoform X5 — protein sequence MLKNYSMEKVKDIIPDYNDEDFLCPKSGAKLASLFGLDRAQSQGNESFQFTAPKQPKKSCAILGPPPQKSIPPPCAPAVLFATAVHAFSFVNGQYVKQGKTGAAVLGNHVTKEYKILLYDSKQKQISTARIHRGFVLTVQPCNYVTFYDDWQQNWSLMFDSSKSRPEFCKEVCVARWNSEAMSDSLVTQDLVQGEGQAVDVGDTVEVAYSGWLLQNHCLGQVFDSNLGKEKLQRVKLGAGKAQSGWEDGMLGMQKGGRRLLIVPPNVGHGSNGVLNHVPANSTLVFDVEIHRVKFSKDRHSRGPVDTFSTSPSTPEENTSQSVTDTDESKVQAPKGKVESVSLTSSGASKSKLISRIAKIGQPMLPFLTGAIPDQTDPSDSETEVRRIGEGTSGLICDPSPSHSHSPKPAPMPCSSTSLSYQPDDSQKQEAVPPEADLNTTQGFQQYSLRQNPYFPTPLDSFASLYPSQHIPYQTPDITSFLMSDARQHNTEILLAIEKLACRVDQLTCKVDELQKEGHFSFRLETNMILHNIQRIIQESMCLKKEVLEKSSQVDELNHKIEKNKRYMEQQHSQTCCLQAEQEKVHLSGELGSSITQAHQLQQEVLNLQQRAEKQKCKQMEDIMQNTDEEMQDLRAEKENLVQVKRLLKGVFQSLRTEFDSREFYSGHTVLEILQNTIKSTTMKFLSEPWELESSVDEDKVEEVSLSTEECLQIKNMEKENNEIAGKGQH from the exons ATGCTCAAAAATTATAGTATGGAAAAAGTTAAAGACATTATTCCTGATTATAACGATGAAGACTTTCTGTGTCCTAAAAGTGG GGCAAAGTTGGCTTCTCTCTTTGGTCTGGACCGAGCACAGAGTCAGGGAAACGAGTCCTTCCAATTCACCGCCCCTAAACAGCCAAAAAAGTCCTGCGCCATATTAG GCCCGCCTCCTCAGAAGTCCATCCCTCCTCCATGTGCTCCAGCTGTGCTGTTTGCTACAGCTGTTCATGCATTCAGCTT TGTGAATGGACAATATGTAAAGCAAGGCAAGACAGGAGCTGCTGTTTTAGGAAACCATGTCACCAAAGAG TACAAGATTCTATTGTACGAcagtaaacaaaaacagatcAGTACGGCTCGAATCCATCGTGGATTTGTCCTTACA GTTCAGCCCTGTAACTATGTCACTTTCTATGATGACTGGCAACAAAACTGGTCTTTAATGTTTGACTCATCAAAGTCAAGGCCTGAGTTCTGTAAGGAG GTGTGCGTGGCCCGGTGGAACAGTGAGGCTATGTCAGACTCTCTGGTCACTCAGGACTTGGTTCAAGGAGAAGGTCAAGCTGTTGATGTCGGGGACACAGTGGAGGTGGCCTATTCTGGATGGCTTTTACAGAACCATTGTCTAGGACAG gtaTTTGATTCCAATTTGGGCAAAGAAAAGCTGCAGCGAGTAAAGCTCGGAGCAGGCAAAGCTCAGAGT GGATGGGAGGACGGGATGCTTGGCATGCAGAAAGGAGGTCGACGGCTCCTTATCGTCCCTCCTAATGTGGGTCATGGGTCAAATGGCGTCCTTAACCATGTGCCAGCAAACAGCACTCTGGTGTTTGATGTTGAGATTCATAGA GTTAAATTCTCCAAAGACCGACATAGCCGGGGACCAGTTGACACCTTCAGTACATCTCCAAGCACACCAGAAGAGAACACCAGCCAATCGGTCACTGATACAGATGAGTCAAA AGTCCAAGCACCTAAGGGGAAGGTGGAATCTGTTTCCCTGACA AGTTCAGGTGCTTCCAAATCCAAGCTAATCTCACGTATAGCCAAGATTGGTCAACCCATGCTTCCCTTTCTCACTGGGGCCATTCCAGATCAGACTGACCCCAGCGACTCAGAAACAGAGGTCAGGAGGATTGGAGAG GGTACCAGTGGATTGATTTGTGATCCCTCTCCTTCACATTCCCACTCCCCAAAACCTGCACCGATGCCCTGCAGTTCTACATCTC TGTCGTATCAGCCTGATGATTCTCAGAAACAGGAAGCAGTGCCACCAGAAGCAGACTTAAACACTACTCAAGGCTTTCAG CAATATTCCTTAAGACAAAATCCTTACTTTCCAACACCGCTAGATTCATTTGCCTCACTCTACCCATCCCAGCACATTCCATACCAAA CACCAGATATTACATCATTCTTGATGTCTGATGCTCGCCAACACAACACAGAAATTCTGCTGGCTATTGAAAAGCTGGCATGCAGGGTGGACCAGCTGACCTGCAAG GTGGATGAGCTGCAAAAAGAGGGTCACTTCTCTTTCAGACTAGAGACAAACATGATCCTACACAACATTCAGAGAATTATTCAG GAGAGTATGTGTCTAAAAAAGGAGGTTCTGGAGAAGAGTTCTCAGGTAGATGAACTGAACCACAAAATAGAAAAGAATAAGAG GTATATGGAGCAGCAACACAGCCAGACTTGCTGCCTTCAGGCTGAGCAGGAAAAG GTTCATTTATCTGGAGAATTGGGTTCCTCCATCACACAAGCTCATCAGCTGCAGCAGGAGGTGCTCAATCTCCAGCAGAGGGCAGAGAAGCAGAAGTGCAAACAGATGGAGGACATCATGCAAAACACGGATGAGGAGATGCAAGATCTGAGGGCTGAAAAGGAGAATCTGGTTCAG GTGAAACGATTGCTGAAGGGAGTGTTTCAGTCTCTCAGGACAGAGTTTGATTCACGGGAATTTTACAGTGGACACACGGTGCTTGAGATTCTCCAAAACACCATCAAG AGTACCACCATGAAATTTCTCTCAGAACCTTGGGAGCTTGAATCAAGCGTAGATGAAGATAAAGTAGAGGAAGTGTCCTTGTCAACTGAAGAGTGTTTGCAAATCAAAAACATGGAGAAGGAAAACAATGAAATAGCGGGAAAAGGCCAACATTAA
- the fkbp15a gene encoding FK506-binding protein 15 isoform X1 translates to MLKNYSMEKVKDIIPDYNDEDFLCPKSGAKLASLFGLDRAQSQGNESFQFTAPKQPKKSCAILGPPPQKSIPPPCAPAVLFATAVHAFSFVNGQYVKQGKTGAAVLGNHVTKEYKILLYDSKQKQISTARIHRGFVLTVQPCNYVTFYDDWQQNWSLMFDSSKSRPEFCKEVCVARWNSEAMSDSLVTQDLVQGEGQAVDVGDTVEVAYSGWLLQNHCLGQVFDSNLGKEKLQRVKLGAGKAQSGWEDGMLGMQKGGRRLLIVPPNVGHGSNGVLNHVPANSTLVFDVEIHRVKFSKDRHSRGPVDTFSTSPSTPEENTSQSVTDTDESKVQAPKGKVESVSLTSSGASKSKLISRIAKIGQPMLPFLTGAIPDQTDPSDSETEVRRIGEGTSGLICDPSPSHSHSPKPAPMPCSSTSLSYQPDDSQKQEAVPPEADLNTTQGFQQYSLRQNPYFPTPLDSFASLYPSQHIPYQTPDITSFLMSDARQHNTEILLAIEKLACRVDQLTCKVDELQKEGHFSFRLETNMILHNIQRIIQESMCLKKEVLEKSSQVDELNHKIEKNKRYMEQQHSQTCCLQAEQEKVHLSGELGSSITQAHQLQQEVLNLQQRAEKQKCKQMEDIMQNTDEEMQDLRAEKENLVQILLDRKKKWQVEQVKRLLKGVFQSLRTEFDSREFYSGHTVLEILQNTIKSTTMKFLSEPWELESSVDEDKVEEVSLSTEECLQIKNMEKENNEIAGKGQH, encoded by the exons ATGCTCAAAAATTATAGTATGGAAAAAGTTAAAGACATTATTCCTGATTATAACGATGAAGACTTTCTGTGTCCTAAAAGTGG GGCAAAGTTGGCTTCTCTCTTTGGTCTGGACCGAGCACAGAGTCAGGGAAACGAGTCCTTCCAATTCACCGCCCCTAAACAGCCAAAAAAGTCCTGCGCCATATTAG GCCCGCCTCCTCAGAAGTCCATCCCTCCTCCATGTGCTCCAGCTGTGCTGTTTGCTACAGCTGTTCATGCATTCAGCTT TGTGAATGGACAATATGTAAAGCAAGGCAAGACAGGAGCTGCTGTTTTAGGAAACCATGTCACCAAAGAG TACAAGATTCTATTGTACGAcagtaaacaaaaacagatcAGTACGGCTCGAATCCATCGTGGATTTGTCCTTACA GTTCAGCCCTGTAACTATGTCACTTTCTATGATGACTGGCAACAAAACTGGTCTTTAATGTTTGACTCATCAAAGTCAAGGCCTGAGTTCTGTAAGGAG GTGTGCGTGGCCCGGTGGAACAGTGAGGCTATGTCAGACTCTCTGGTCACTCAGGACTTGGTTCAAGGAGAAGGTCAAGCTGTTGATGTCGGGGACACAGTGGAGGTGGCCTATTCTGGATGGCTTTTACAGAACCATTGTCTAGGACAG gtaTTTGATTCCAATTTGGGCAAAGAAAAGCTGCAGCGAGTAAAGCTCGGAGCAGGCAAAGCTCAGAGT GGATGGGAGGACGGGATGCTTGGCATGCAGAAAGGAGGTCGACGGCTCCTTATCGTCCCTCCTAATGTGGGTCATGGGTCAAATGGCGTCCTTAACCATGTGCCAGCAAACAGCACTCTGGTGTTTGATGTTGAGATTCATAGA GTTAAATTCTCCAAAGACCGACATAGCCGGGGACCAGTTGACACCTTCAGTACATCTCCAAGCACACCAGAAGAGAACACCAGCCAATCGGTCACTGATACAGATGAGTCAAA AGTCCAAGCACCTAAGGGGAAGGTGGAATCTGTTTCCCTGACA AGTTCAGGTGCTTCCAAATCCAAGCTAATCTCACGTATAGCCAAGATTGGTCAACCCATGCTTCCCTTTCTCACTGGGGCCATTCCAGATCAGACTGACCCCAGCGACTCAGAAACAGAGGTCAGGAGGATTGGAGAG GGTACCAGTGGATTGATTTGTGATCCCTCTCCTTCACATTCCCACTCCCCAAAACCTGCACCGATGCCCTGCAGTTCTACATCTC TGTCGTATCAGCCTGATGATTCTCAGAAACAGGAAGCAGTGCCACCAGAAGCAGACTTAAACACTACTCAAGGCTTTCAG CAATATTCCTTAAGACAAAATCCTTACTTTCCAACACCGCTAGATTCATTTGCCTCACTCTACCCATCCCAGCACATTCCATACCAAA CACCAGATATTACATCATTCTTGATGTCTGATGCTCGCCAACACAACACAGAAATTCTGCTGGCTATTGAAAAGCTGGCATGCAGGGTGGACCAGCTGACCTGCAAG GTGGATGAGCTGCAAAAAGAGGGTCACTTCTCTTTCAGACTAGAGACAAACATGATCCTACACAACATTCAGAGAATTATTCAG GAGAGTATGTGTCTAAAAAAGGAGGTTCTGGAGAAGAGTTCTCAGGTAGATGAACTGAACCACAAAATAGAAAAGAATAAGAG GTATATGGAGCAGCAACACAGCCAGACTTGCTGCCTTCAGGCTGAGCAGGAAAAG GTTCATTTATCTGGAGAATTGGGTTCCTCCATCACACAAGCTCATCAGCTGCAGCAGGAGGTGCTCAATCTCCAGCAGAGGGCAGAGAAGCAGAAGTGCAAACAGATGGAGGACATCATGCAAAACACGGATGAGGAGATGCAAGATCTGAGGGCTGAAAAGGAGAATCTGGTTCAG ATCCTGTTAGACAGGAAGAAGAAGTGGCAGGTAGAGCAG GTGAAACGATTGCTGAAGGGAGTGTTTCAGTCTCTCAGGACAGAGTTTGATTCACGGGAATTTTACAGTGGACACACGGTGCTTGAGATTCTCCAAAACACCATCAAG AGTACCACCATGAAATTTCTCTCAGAACCTTGGGAGCTTGAATCAAGCGTAGATGAAGATAAAGTAGAGGAAGTGTCCTTGTCAACTGAAGAGTGTTTGCAAATCAAAAACATGGAGAAGGAAAACAATGAAATAGCGGGAAAAGGCCAACATTAA
- the fkbp15a gene encoding FK506-binding protein 15 isoform X3: protein MLKNYSMEKVKDIIPDYNDEDFLCPKSGAKLASLFGLDRAQSQGNESFQFTAPKQPKKSCAILGPPPQKSIPPPCAPAVLFATAVHAFSFVNGQYVKQGKTGAAVLGNHVTKEYKILLYDSKQKQISTARIHRGFVLTVQPCNYVTFYDDWQQNWSLMFDSSKSRPEFCKEVCVARWNSEAMSDSLVTQDLVQGEGQAVDVGDTVEVAYSGWLLQNHCLGQVFDSNLGKEKLQRVKLGAGKAQSGWEDGMLGMQKGGRRLLIVPPNVGHGSNGVLNHVPANSTLVFDVEIHRVKFSKDRHSRGPVDTFSTSPSTPEENTSQSVTDTDESKVQAPKGKVESVSLTSSGASKSKLISRIAKIGQPMLPFLTGAIPDQTDPSDSETEVRRIGEGTSGLICDPSPSHSHSPKPAPMPCSSTSLSYQPDDSQKQEAVPPEADLNTTQGFQQYSLRQNPYFPTPLDSFASLYPSQHIPYQTPDITSFLMSDARQHNTEILLAIEKLACRVDQLTCKVDELQKEGHFSFRLETNMILHNIQRIIQEVLEKSSQVDELNHKIEKNKRYMEQQHSQTCCLQAEQEKVHLSGELGSSITQAHQLQQEVLNLQQRAEKQKCKQMEDIMQNTDEEMQDLRAEKENLVQILLDRKKKWQVEQVKRLLKGVFQSLRTEFDSREFYSGHTVLEILQNTIKSTTMKFLSEPWELESSVDEDKVEEVSLSTEECLQIKNMEKENNEIAGKGQH, encoded by the exons ATGCTCAAAAATTATAGTATGGAAAAAGTTAAAGACATTATTCCTGATTATAACGATGAAGACTTTCTGTGTCCTAAAAGTGG GGCAAAGTTGGCTTCTCTCTTTGGTCTGGACCGAGCACAGAGTCAGGGAAACGAGTCCTTCCAATTCACCGCCCCTAAACAGCCAAAAAAGTCCTGCGCCATATTAG GCCCGCCTCCTCAGAAGTCCATCCCTCCTCCATGTGCTCCAGCTGTGCTGTTTGCTACAGCTGTTCATGCATTCAGCTT TGTGAATGGACAATATGTAAAGCAAGGCAAGACAGGAGCTGCTGTTTTAGGAAACCATGTCACCAAAGAG TACAAGATTCTATTGTACGAcagtaaacaaaaacagatcAGTACGGCTCGAATCCATCGTGGATTTGTCCTTACA GTTCAGCCCTGTAACTATGTCACTTTCTATGATGACTGGCAACAAAACTGGTCTTTAATGTTTGACTCATCAAAGTCAAGGCCTGAGTTCTGTAAGGAG GTGTGCGTGGCCCGGTGGAACAGTGAGGCTATGTCAGACTCTCTGGTCACTCAGGACTTGGTTCAAGGAGAAGGTCAAGCTGTTGATGTCGGGGACACAGTGGAGGTGGCCTATTCTGGATGGCTTTTACAGAACCATTGTCTAGGACAG gtaTTTGATTCCAATTTGGGCAAAGAAAAGCTGCAGCGAGTAAAGCTCGGAGCAGGCAAAGCTCAGAGT GGATGGGAGGACGGGATGCTTGGCATGCAGAAAGGAGGTCGACGGCTCCTTATCGTCCCTCCTAATGTGGGTCATGGGTCAAATGGCGTCCTTAACCATGTGCCAGCAAACAGCACTCTGGTGTTTGATGTTGAGATTCATAGA GTTAAATTCTCCAAAGACCGACATAGCCGGGGACCAGTTGACACCTTCAGTACATCTCCAAGCACACCAGAAGAGAACACCAGCCAATCGGTCACTGATACAGATGAGTCAAA AGTCCAAGCACCTAAGGGGAAGGTGGAATCTGTTTCCCTGACA AGTTCAGGTGCTTCCAAATCCAAGCTAATCTCACGTATAGCCAAGATTGGTCAACCCATGCTTCCCTTTCTCACTGGGGCCATTCCAGATCAGACTGACCCCAGCGACTCAGAAACAGAGGTCAGGAGGATTGGAGAG GGTACCAGTGGATTGATTTGTGATCCCTCTCCTTCACATTCCCACTCCCCAAAACCTGCACCGATGCCCTGCAGTTCTACATCTC TGTCGTATCAGCCTGATGATTCTCAGAAACAGGAAGCAGTGCCACCAGAAGCAGACTTAAACACTACTCAAGGCTTTCAG CAATATTCCTTAAGACAAAATCCTTACTTTCCAACACCGCTAGATTCATTTGCCTCACTCTACCCATCCCAGCACATTCCATACCAAA CACCAGATATTACATCATTCTTGATGTCTGATGCTCGCCAACACAACACAGAAATTCTGCTGGCTATTGAAAAGCTGGCATGCAGGGTGGACCAGCTGACCTGCAAG GTGGATGAGCTGCAAAAAGAGGGTCACTTCTCTTTCAGACTAGAGACAAACATGATCCTACACAACATTCAGAGAATTATTCAG GAGGTTCTGGAGAAGAGTTCTCAGGTAGATGAACTGAACCACAAAATAGAAAAGAATAAGAG GTATATGGAGCAGCAACACAGCCAGACTTGCTGCCTTCAGGCTGAGCAGGAAAAG GTTCATTTATCTGGAGAATTGGGTTCCTCCATCACACAAGCTCATCAGCTGCAGCAGGAGGTGCTCAATCTCCAGCAGAGGGCAGAGAAGCAGAAGTGCAAACAGATGGAGGACATCATGCAAAACACGGATGAGGAGATGCAAGATCTGAGGGCTGAAAAGGAGAATCTGGTTCAG ATCCTGTTAGACAGGAAGAAGAAGTGGCAGGTAGAGCAG GTGAAACGATTGCTGAAGGGAGTGTTTCAGTCTCTCAGGACAGAGTTTGATTCACGGGAATTTTACAGTGGACACACGGTGCTTGAGATTCTCCAAAACACCATCAAG AGTACCACCATGAAATTTCTCTCAGAACCTTGGGAGCTTGAATCAAGCGTAGATGAAGATAAAGTAGAGGAAGTGTCCTTGTCAACTGAAGAGTGTTTGCAAATCAAAAACATGGAGAAGGAAAACAATGAAATAGCGGGAAAAGGCCAACATTAA